One genomic window of Carassius auratus strain Wakin chromosome 14, ASM336829v1, whole genome shotgun sequence includes the following:
- the LOC113113824 gene encoding uncharacterized protein LOC113113824: protein MTLHFSVLGRRKPPATLSKPERPDEYSATASPWSVTVPLPVSPELLELSISKTTLALRPAQETVFCQSLLPVTTAQSTTSTPPSGPPAAAGQSFSGIPAASTGYPSIQLEENHAVPPLPSYEQDVSRWHCSQQQRIWMKTEMEALGLWPGSRPVRHPMNMISLWRYPPQPELIDPVYELPSPKYFQLHPFFIWKPEHTIMERVRNNYTLPCLYSCPNPHVVSSGVGRPRVIIGTSSQYYILASRLSCKVCKKYWFADKPQWMDMLPSRFCNILPAFLTHKKAICKTVMDELRRTGKSPNDMANQLNEALHLRYERAHLAYLSTVKNVLDGDSGIYGQQTITGALRATNTPASFGEYGDLVGWCGVTVSPHYLVDCLIQEYHRQESTLNLLLQGTFGQALRADHTRKVARKVVLASGTMSSYAVMNENWMILSWVMLQSESDKSLQPMYEGLSLRYISAGLPKANYQWVDRDCCAAFRIPNPEPREHLLWDSWKTTEAVVAAATSGHLINTCASREKYNSDIKIKLDLFHCMRRFSRECVSEHHPLHSAFCKFLSAAFSVVDQTDLQRLKQAYVFCGIVPANPTKQHIREHCRTRVPHPKELLERVESVLQRFFLECDPDGVPLFKPSMLKVWRIQRVHILRGCLSDPEVTDGILYRHGGTVQLNHVKGEAAAVPVWIPVRGTSQQEGFHFHQARWVTGTQVSTELFQAQGMIGVARWNFQRLVDLKQPGVKLPAVFDPVLIMELNKLSDMVTGQAKYPALLVSQTDTRERFGLQYVEPGCRPVPLDWAKHKSQKVPVAGEGEHQSSEPSALSERFPPDDPPEEVREEHFAQDDIFGVASLGSQTMIQPLQPTKLKDEMTPPLPFAPSPRAARTGPIKAGGLLFVLDHFRWTKPMRDSIDGLLAKYHGQKDLLTQVDAEYAALVQAASRDPNSLLHPTTKQHISRYVKHLAKITNRSSSLNTSSEKLLETQKLWHHLTEGSETVSVPVVTLPPAPVNPPSNKPQELPLTKGEVEQMVKEIVEKQQQQQPVTKRTRNCLACGQPKSRYLGDGSSIHFFYQSGDVKYFYCSTKVHQMYAAEGLTNPRMPFADFAETPFFKRELQAAKQRSAETRQVIEERRKRKSMEQHPTGRLCRFCHKPLKQGPESPHIHTGFPGVAGKYVYCPARVFSLYQTEGMTHEMTWGEFCQSSFYETERKRWAAEKGK, encoded by the exons ATGACATTACATTTTTCTGTGTTAGGGAGGCGTAAACCACCAGCAACACTCTCAAAACCAGAACGGCCTGATGAATATAGTGCTACTGCATCTCCATGGTCAG TGACGGTTCCTTTGCCAGTATCTCCAGAGTTGCTTGAATTATCTATTAGCAAGACCACATTGGCTTTGAGACCAGCGCAGGAAACCGTGTTCTGTCAGT CCCTCCTCCCAGTGACCACTGCACAGTCTACAACCTCTACTCCTCCCTCAGGACCCCCTGCAGCTGCTGGCCAGTCTTTCTCTGGAATCCCTGCAGCCTCTACTGGGTACCCCTCAATTCAGCTGGAGGAGAATCATGCTGTTCCACCACTGCCAAGCTATGAGCAGGATGTGAGCCGATGGCACTGCTCTCAACAGCAAAGAATCTGGATGAAAACAGAAATGGAAGCCTTGGGACTGTGGCCAGGTTCTAGACCGGTGAGACATCCAATGAACATGATCTCCTTGTGGCGTTACCCACCTCAGCCTGAGCTTATTGATCCTGTCTATGAGCTGCCATCACCTAAATACTTTCAACTTCATCCATTCTTCATTTGGAAACCAGAGCACACCATTATGGAAAGAGTCCGCAACAACTACACTCTGCCATGTCTGTACAGCTGTCCGAATCCCCACGTTGTCTCATCAGGAGTTGGACGACCCCGTGTCATTATTGGTACAAGCAGCCAGTACTACATTCTGGCCTCTCGGCTCAGCTGTAAAGTCTGTAAAAAGTACTGGTTTGCAGACAAACCCCAATGGATGGACATGCTGCCGAGTCGGTTCTGCAACATTTTGCCAGCTTTTCTGACGCACAAGAAGGCCATATGTAAGACTGTGATGGATGAGTTGCGGCGTACAGGAAAGTCTCCCAATGATATGGCCAATCAGTTGAATGAAGCTCTCCACCTCAGGTATGAGCGTGCACACCTGGCTTACTTGTCTACTGTTAAGAATGTGCTGGATGGAGACAGTGGAATTTACGGTCAGCAGACCATCACAGGGGCACTAAGAGCAACAAATACTCCTGCCTCATTTGGTGAGTATGGTGATTTGGTCGGCTGGTGTGGAGTAACAGTTTCACCCCACTATTTGGTTGACTGCCTCATTCAGGAGTACCATAGGCAGGAGAGCACACTCAATCTGCTCCTCCAAGGCACATTTGGACAAGCCTTAAGGGCTGACCATACCCGCAAGGTGGCCCGGAAGGTTGTGCTTGCATCAGGTACTATGTCATCCTATGCTGTGATGAATGAAAACTGGATGATCTTGTCCTGGGTGATGCTGCAGTCTGAAAGTGATAAATCCCTGCAGCCAATGTATGAGGGGCTGTCTCTTCGTTACATTTCTGCAGGACTGCCGAAAGCCAACTACCAGTGGGTTGACAG AGATTGCTGTGCTGCCTTCAGGATCCCAAACCCTGAGCCCCGGGAGCACCTCCTCTGGGATTCTTGGAAGACCACTGAGGCTGTAGTGGCTGCGGCAACCTCTGGGCATCTCATCAACACCTGTGCCTCCCGCGAAAAATATAACAGCGACATCAAAATCAAGCTGGACTTGTTCCACTGCATGCGGCGGTTCTCCAGAGAGTGTGTGTCAGAGCACCATCCACTGCACAGTGCTTTCTGCAAGTTTCTGTCAGCAGCTTTTAGTGTTGTGGACCAGACGGACCTACAAAGACTGAAGCAGGCTTATGTCTTCTGTGGGATAGTGCCTGCAAATCCAACAAAGCAGCACATCAGGGAGCACTGCCGCACCAGGGTTCCACACCCCAAAGAGCTACTGGAGAGAGTGGAGAGCGTTCTCCAAAGATTCTTTTTAGAATGTGATCCTGATGGTGTGCCACTGTTCAAACCATCGATGTTGAAGGTGTGGAGGATTCAGCGAGTCCACATCCTCAGAGGCTGCCTGAGTGACCCAGAGGTTACAGATGGGATCCTCTATAGGCATGGTGGAACGGTCCAGCTGAACCATGTGAAGGGGGAGGCGGCAGCTGTACCTGTGTGGATCCCTGTGAGAGGCACTTCTCAGCAGGAGGGGTTCCATTTCCATCAGGCCAGATGGGTCACAGGCACTCAGGTATCCACAGAACTATTCCAGGCACAGGGCATGATTGGAGTGGCTCGTTGGAATTTCCAGCGCCTTGTAGACCTGAAGCAGCCTGGAGTGAAGCTGCCTGCAGTTTTTGATCCTGTGCTGATCATGGAACTGAACAAGCTCTCAGACATGGTGACAGGCCAGGCCAAGTACCCTGCCTTACTTGTCTCACAGACAGACACCAGAGAAAGGTTTGGACTGCAGTATGTGGAGCCTGGTTGTCGTCCTGTCCCCCTAGACTGGGCCAAGCACAAGTCCCAGAAGGTACCTGTTGCAGGGGAGGGAGAGCATCAGTCCTCAGAGCCGTCTGCTCTCAGTGAGAGATTCCCACCTGATGACCCACCTGAGGAGGTGAGGGAAGAACACTTTGCTCAG GATGACATCTTTGGTGTGGCTTCTCTTGGCTCACAAACAATGATCCAGCCTTTGCAGCCCACCAAATTAAAAG ATGAGATGACACCACCACTGCCCTTTGCTCCCTCTCCACGAGCTGCTCGCACAGGTCCCATCAAGGCAGGCGGTCTACTTTTTGTCCTGGACCATTTTCGGTGGACAAAGCCCATGAGGGATTCCATTGATGGCCTTCTGGCAAAGTACCATGGGCAGAAAGACCTTCTCACCCAGGTGGATGCAGAGTATGCTGCCCTTGTGCAGGCTGCCTCCAGGGATCCCAATAGCCTCTTACACCCCACCACGAAACAGCATATCTCACGTTATGTGAAACACCTGGCCAAGATAACGAACAGAAGTTCATCCCTGAACACCAGTTCAGAGAAGCTCCTGGAGACCCAGAAGCTGTGGCATCACCTCACAGAAGGTAGTGAAACTGTAAGTGTTCCAGTGGTAACCCTCCCACCTGCCCCAGTGAACCCACCCAGTAATAAGCCCCAGGAGTTACCACTAACTAAGGGTGAGGTTGAACAAATGGTGAAAGAGATTGTGGAgaaacaacagcaacagcagccTGTTACAAAGAGGACACGGAACTGTCTTGCTTGTGGCCAGCCAAAGTCACGTTACCTTGGTGATGGGTcctccattcattttttttatcagtctgGGGATGTGAAGTACTTTTACTGCTCTACAAAGGTACACCAGATGTATGCAGCGGAAGGCCTCACCAATCCTCGAATGCCATTTGCTGACTTTGCTGAAACACCTTTTTTTAAACGAGAGCTACAGGCCGCAAAGCAGCGTTCTGCAGAGACAAGACAGGTAATAGAGGAGCGGAGAAAGAGAAAGTCCATGGAGCAGCATCCCACTGGTCGCCTCTGTAGGTTCTGCCACAAGCCACTAAAACAAGGCCCAGAGAgtccacacatacacactggGTTCCCTGGTGTGGCAGGGAAATATGTCTATTGTCCTGCCAGAGTGTTTTCCTTATATCAGACAGAGGGGATGACTCACGAGATGACTTGGGGAGAGTTCTGTCAGTCTTCCTTTTATGAGACTGAAAGGAAGAGATGGGCAGCAGAAAAGGGAAAGTGA